Proteins from a single region of bacterium:
- a CDS encoding response regulator, with protein MAKRVLVGEANYNEFEVLNDLLTARGYQVTWLRNGKDVTSQFVDVNPDLMILDALLPGMTGLKITQQVKATDVGKDVKIILMSSVYKQFKEQYESRAKLGVDAYTEKPVNVGELERLLQELMGEEPGSAATVRGNGQAGVRAVIEETDGEDEAIDARKLVGVEGSLAETSFPKLLFYLHRFSRTGALRIDRASVSKVIYFQSGLPVLVSSNQSHESLGRFLVQKKAITIEQYNASLEQILKTGRQHGEVLLEMQAITPHDLYRGLYDHVVEKVLSVFAWEDGHYRFQSGRLEINQNFTINIDPVQLVYKGIKRHFPLTRLESFFNEYKNRRLVRVPEAFVPDRAFGFGPQESRFLTLINDRRTVGQIVARSNLSLAETFQALYLLLVVESIRFRGSPFAYAPKPDAARDFARSAERRRSARSVAPAVSDDERLARFQAAVDRSFDGLGELNHYELLGVPRDAGVDQVKAAYFMLSTRFHDHNMVGRSGAQTRRRADAIFQALTNAYVTLIQPDSRRAYDHSLATGTAPETHAEELPELRHDPLDRGDGARMSAFHPLFPEETQVAAGLFDESGSLAEPAPLDEAAADEADVGNAGVFDEHLSGIEELWGAGDDRLHELPKISPTLTGEGDTDESPGQIAAGMGEMLKAELAFQQGEDALRDRDYEAAENAFRAALEIAPNEAEYHAYLGWAMFRRDSRDGARVSEAEEFIDKSLKINPTLDAAWYFLGMIAADRGERDRARELLHKALQNNPDNEDASRAIADIAKGG; from the coding sequence ATGGCTAAACGCGTCCTCGTCGGCGAAGCGAATTACAACGAGTTCGAGGTCTTAAACGACCTTCTGACCGCCCGGGGCTACCAGGTGACGTGGCTTCGGAACGGCAAGGACGTGACGAGCCAGTTCGTCGACGTCAATCCGGACCTCATGATCCTGGACGCCCTGCTTCCGGGCATGACGGGCCTGAAGATCACGCAGCAGGTCAAGGCCACCGATGTCGGCAAGGATGTGAAAATCATCCTGATGTCGAGCGTCTACAAGCAGTTCAAGGAGCAGTACGAGTCGCGCGCGAAGCTCGGCGTGGACGCCTACACCGAAAAACCGGTGAACGTGGGCGAACTCGAGCGCCTGCTTCAGGAGTTGATGGGCGAGGAGCCGGGGTCCGCGGCGACCGTCCGCGGCAACGGCCAGGCCGGCGTGCGGGCCGTCATCGAGGAGACCGACGGCGAGGACGAGGCGATCGACGCGCGCAAGCTGGTGGGCGTCGAGGGTTCGCTCGCGGAGACGTCGTTTCCGAAGTTGCTTTTTTATTTGCACCGGTTTTCGCGCACGGGCGCGCTTCGCATCGACCGCGCGTCGGTGAGCAAGGTCATTTATTTCCAGTCCGGCCTGCCGGTGCTGGTGTCGAGCAACCAGAGCCACGAGAGCCTGGGGCGGTTTCTGGTGCAGAAGAAGGCGATCACGATCGAGCAATACAACGCATCGCTCGAACAAATCCTGAAGACGGGCCGCCAGCACGGCGAGGTTCTGCTCGAGATGCAGGCCATCACGCCTCACGACCTTTACCGCGGCCTGTACGACCACGTCGTCGAAAAAGTGTTGTCGGTGTTCGCGTGGGAAGACGGGCACTACCGCTTCCAGTCCGGGCGGCTCGAGATCAACCAGAACTTCACGATCAACATCGATCCCGTCCAGCTTGTCTACAAGGGCATCAAGCGGCATTTCCCCCTGACGCGCCTCGAGAGTTTTTTCAACGAATACAAGAACCGGCGGCTGGTGCGCGTGCCGGAGGCGTTCGTGCCGGATCGCGCGTTCGGTTTCGGCCCGCAGGAGTCGCGCTTTCTGACGCTCATCAACGACAGGCGCACCGTCGGGCAGATCGTCGCGCGCAGCAATCTTTCGCTGGCCGAGACGTTCCAGGCGCTTTATCTGCTGCTCGTGGTGGAGTCGATCCGTTTTCGCGGCTCGCCGTTCGCCTACGCGCCCAAGCCCGACGCCGCGCGCGACTTCGCCCGTTCCGCGGAGCGCCGCCGCAGCGCACGCTCCGTGGCGCCGGCGGTCAGCGACGACGAGCGCCTCGCGCGATTCCAGGCGGCGGTGGACCGCTCGTTCGACGGCCTCGGCGAGCTGAACCATTACGAGCTTCTCGGGGTGCCGCGCGACGCGGGCGTCGATCAGGTGAAGGCGGCGTATTTCATGCTTTCAACGCGCTTTCACGATCACAACATGGTCGGCCGCTCCGGCGCGCAGACTAGGCGGCGCGCGGACGCCATCTTCCAGGCGCTCACGAACGCGTACGTCACGCTCATCCAGCCGGACTCGCGGCGGGCGTACGACCACAGTCTGGCGACGGGGACCGCGCCGGAAACGCACGCGGAGGAATTGCCCGAGCTTCGCCACGATCCGCTCGATAGGGGCGACGGCGCCCGCATGTCCGCGTTTCATCCGTTGTTTCCCGAGGAGACCCAGGTCGCCGCCGGCCTTTTCGACGAATCCGGGTCGCTCGCCGAGCCCGCGCCGCTCGACGAGGCGGCGGCGGACGAAGCGGATGTCGGTAACGCGGGCGTGTTCGACGAACACCTCTCCGGCATCGAAGAGCTTTGGGGCGCGGGCGACGACAGGCTGCACGAATTGCCGAAGATATCGCCCACGCTCACCGGCGAGGGCGACACCGACGAAAGCCCCGGGCAGATCGCCGCGGGCATGGGTGAGATGCTCAAGGCCGAGCTGGCCTTTCAGCAGGGCGAGGACGCCCTGCGCGACCGCGACTACGAAGCCGCCGAGAACGCGTTCCGCGCCGCGCTCGAAATCGCGCCGAACGAGGCGGAGTACCACGCGTATCTCGGTTGGGCGATGTTCCGCCGCGATTCGAGGGACGGCGCGCGCGTGAGCGAGGCGGAAGAGTTCATCGACAAGAGCCTCAAGATCAACCCCACCCTCGACGCGGCCTGGTATTTCCTCGGCATGATCGCGGCCGATCGCGGCGAGCGCGACCGCGCTCGCGAGTTGCTGCACAAGGCGCTGCAGAACAATCCCGACAACGAGGACGCGTCGCGGGCGATCGCCGACATCGCGAAAGGCGGCTGA
- a CDS encoding GNAT family N-acetyltransferase — translation MLYRLIDPADNDELCRLSLACPMKGEITVAIDRAPDYLRFYNLFGVQGVPDPTDGQREEAERAGSWVAAVAVDDETGRGIVGVMMVATQRVLFNGRPVTIARPEDGRVHPDFQRRGIATKLAVHLMEKFPGAVFDMTIGYILRGNVKAETGIRETKDIWEGGVVAGDFALTHLSLYRPYRDPRLAVERASAADRDEIVDLLAGHYAGYNLAPVVNTQTWDGMMAASIGYACEDIRVVREAGRIVALAGLWDDGAVRRYVPYAWPFAFRAGAAGARVLARALPIPAPPRLGEPMRAVYVKHLAARPGRESLLTPLLKACVNQVRRAGRHFTLWTAFADNDPLRHAAAPLTKTQSVSRLYLLPGTSGFEATRETLRARPLFTDFSMV, via the coding sequence ATGCTCTACCGCCTCATCGACCCCGCGGACAACGACGAACTCTGCCGCCTTTCGCTCGCGTGCCCGATGAAAGGCGAGATCACCGTCGCCATCGACCGCGCGCCGGACTATCTCCGCTTCTACAATCTCTTCGGCGTGCAGGGCGTGCCCGATCCGACGGACGGGCAGCGCGAGGAGGCCGAACGCGCGGGAAGCTGGGTCGCCGCCGTCGCCGTGGACGACGAAACCGGCCGCGGTATCGTCGGGGTGATGATGGTCGCGACGCAGCGCGTCCTGTTTAACGGCCGCCCCGTCACGATCGCGCGCCCGGAGGACGGGCGCGTGCATCCGGATTTCCAGCGGCGCGGCATCGCCACGAAGCTCGCGGTGCACCTGATGGAAAAGTTTCCCGGCGCGGTGTTCGACATGACGATCGGCTACATCCTGCGCGGCAACGTCAAGGCCGAAACGGGGATCCGCGAAACCAAGGATATCTGGGAGGGCGGCGTTGTCGCGGGCGATTTCGCCTTGACGCACCTGTCGCTCTATCGCCCGTATCGCGATCCGCGCCTCGCGGTCGAGCGCGCGAGCGCGGCGGATCGCGACGAGATCGTCGACCTGCTCGCCGGGCACTACGCGGGCTACAACCTCGCGCCGGTCGTGAATACCCAGACATGGGACGGCATGATGGCGGCGAGTATCGGATATGCCTGCGAGGACATCCGCGTTGTGCGCGAGGCCGGCCGCATCGTCGCGCTCGCCGGGTTGTGGGACGACGGAGCGGTGCGCCGCTACGTGCCTTACGCCTGGCCTTTTGCGTTTCGCGCCGGCGCGGCCGGCGCTCGCGTTCTCGCCAGGGCGCTGCCCATCCCCGCGCCGCCGCGCCTGGGTGAGCCGATGCGTGCCGTGTACGTCAAGCACCTCGCCGCGCGGCCCGGGCGCGAGTCGCTTTTGACGCCGCTTCTGAAGGCGTGCGTCAACCAGGTGCGCCGCGCGGGCAGGCACTTCACGCTCTGGACGGCGTTCGCCGACAACGATCCGCTGCGCCACGCCGCCGCGCCGCTCACGAAAACGCAGTCCGTCAGCCGGCTCTATCTTCTGCCGGGAACGTCGGGATTCGAGGCGACGCGCGAGACCCTGCGCGCGAGGCCGCTGTTCACCGACTTCTCGATGGTATGA
- a CDS encoding deoxyhypusine synthase family protein, giving the protein MSDKRFDFSRITRQSLDTRESLVDIAQRAKPHAAGGTFAAFLDGLPDQLAARDLRRAVDAVAKAFRDKRPVILGLGAHPIKVGLAPVLIDLVRRGIVTAIAGNGALVVHDYECAVAGKTSEDVAEALDAGTFGVTLETGRDLARFIAEGDAADLGLAESVARGLIDLAPAHLDQSLLAACVEAGATATVHVAIGTDVTHLAPELDFGALGRAGGRDFARFCAVVEDLEGGVYWNLGSAVVMPEVFLKAVAAARNVGKALASITTINMDFLRHYRPLTNVVDRPTRKGGFGCHITGHHEIMVPLFSAALVEAIENRG; this is encoded by the coding sequence GTGAGCGACAAGCGCTTCGATTTTTCGCGCATCACGCGCCAATCGCTCGACACGCGCGAATCGCTCGTGGATATCGCGCAGCGCGCGAAACCGCACGCCGCGGGCGGCACGTTCGCCGCGTTTCTCGACGGCCTGCCCGACCAGCTCGCGGCGCGCGACCTGCGCCGCGCGGTGGACGCCGTCGCCAAGGCTTTTCGCGACAAGCGTCCGGTGATTCTCGGGCTTGGCGCGCACCCCATCAAGGTGGGACTGGCGCCGGTCTTGATCGACCTGGTGCGCCGGGGGATCGTCACGGCGATCGCCGGCAACGGCGCGCTCGTCGTGCACGACTACGAATGCGCCGTCGCCGGCAAGACGAGCGAAGACGTCGCGGAGGCGCTCGACGCGGGCACATTCGGGGTGACGCTCGAAACCGGCCGCGATCTGGCGCGTTTTATCGCCGAGGGCGATGCTGCGGATCTTGGCCTGGCCGAATCGGTCGCGCGTGGACTGATCGATTTGGCTCCCGCGCATCTGGATCAGAGCCTGCTGGCGGCTTGCGTCGAGGCGGGGGCGACCGCGACGGTGCACGTGGCGATCGGAACCGACGTGACGCACCTGGCGCCCGAGCTGGATTTCGGCGCGCTCGGCCGCGCGGGCGGGCGCGATTTCGCGCGTTTCTGCGCCGTCGTGGAGGATCTCGAGGGCGGCGTCTACTGGAATCTCGGCTCCGCGGTGGTGATGCCGGAGGTATTCTTGAAGGCGGTGGCCGCCGCGCGCAACGTCGGCAAGGCGCTCGCGTCGATCACAACGATCAACATGGATTTTCTGCGTCACTACCGTCCGCTGACGAATGTGGTGGACCGGCCGACGCGCAAGGGCGGTTTCGGGTGCCACATCACGGGGCACCACGAAATCATGGTCCCCCTGTTTTCGGCGGCCCTTGTGGAAGCCATCGAAAATAGGGGATAA
- a CDS encoding D-sedoheptulose 7-phosphate isomerase encodes MIRAYAHESAGALSAYFDAHARDVARVAEAMADSLAAGGRVLFFGNGGSAADAQHLAAELTGRYLRDRAPLSGIALTTDTSALTAIGNDYGFDEVFERQVRALGRKGDVAIGISTSGNSPNVLKALASARAIGMITVGLAGRDGGQMKDACDHLLVVPRKETPIIQQVHITIGHLLCQLVEDALFPAQS; translated from the coding sequence ATGATCCGCGCGTACGCGCACGAGAGCGCCGGCGCGCTATCGGCGTATTTCGACGCGCATGCCAGGGACGTGGCGCGCGTGGCCGAGGCGATGGCCGATTCGCTGGCCGCCGGCGGGCGGGTGCTGTTTTTCGGCAACGGCGGCAGCGCGGCGGATGCGCAGCATCTGGCCGCGGAGCTGACGGGGCGCTATCTGCGTGATCGCGCGCCGCTTTCCGGCATCGCGCTTACGACCGACACCTCCGCGCTCACCGCGATCGGCAACGACTACGGATTCGACGAGGTGTTCGAGCGGCAGGTGCGCGCGCTGGGGCGCAAGGGCGACGTGGCGATCGGCATCTCCACGAGCGGCAACAGCCCGAACGTGCTCAAGGCTCTCGCGTCGGCGCGGGCGATCGGCATGATCACCGTCGGCCTCGCGGGGCGAGACGGCGGACAGATGAAGGACGCGTGCGATCACCTGCTTGTCGTGCCGCGCAAGGAGACGCCGATCATTCAGCAGGTTCACATCACCATCGGACACCTGCTTTGCCAGCTCGTCGAGGACGCGCTATTTCCGGCCCAATCGTGA